The Solanum pennellii chromosome 11, SPENNV200 genome contains a region encoding:
- the LOC114074892 gene encoding uncharacterized protein LOC114074892, whose translation MTSVDYLLTVSEVSGLKSMYGEETAEQDEGFGMKKDERITQNIVSSYPHVVDQEVFDFDVPKGKRNRAPENNSDEENRLIQVDKNREKAVADNRENRGIRISSNSSPLPFNGKRSRDDNFKPVDRVVVMVVAPPPPAAVIVNRGELSIEFKNLIILYGGSLESAKLVSEKTLVVTDVTGKIFDPTKTDTF comes from the coding sequence ATGACTAGTGTGGATTATTTACTTACTGTATCTGAAGTGTCTGGCTTAAAATCCATGTACGGTGAAGAAACCGCGGAGCAAGATGAAGGATTTGGTATGAAGAAAGACGAAAGGATCACTCAGAATATTGTGTCATCATATCCACATGTTGTTGATCAAGAAGTTTTTGATTTCGATGTCCCAAAGGGAAAACGAAACAGAGCTCCGGAGAATAATTCTGACGAAGAAAACAGACTAATACAAGTTGATAAAAACAGAGAAAAGGCGGTGGCGGATAATAGGGAAAACAGAGGAATCAGAATCAGTAGTAATTCTTCACCATTGCCCTTTAACGGAAAAAGATCACGAGACGACAATTTTAAACCTGTTGATAGAGTTGTAGTCATGGTCGTGGCCCCTCCTCCTCCTGCTGCTGTTATAGTCAACAGAGGAGAATTGAGTATCGAATTCAAGAATCTGATTATATTGTATGGGGGTTCACTTGAATCAGCTAAATTGGTCAGTGAAAAAACACTAGTTGTGACTGATGTTACAGGGAAGATTTTCGATCCCACAAAAACAGATACTTTCTAA